The proteins below are encoded in one region of Homo sapiens chromosome 8, GRCh38.p14 Primary Assembly:
- the FGFR1 gene encoding fibroblast growth factor receptor 1 isoform 2 precursor (isoform 2 precursor is encoded by transcript variant 2), with product MWSWKCLLFWAVLVTATLCTARPSPTLPEQAQPWGAPVEVESFLVHPGDLLQLRCRLRDDVQSINWLRDGVQLAESNRTRITGEEVEVQDSVPADSGLYACVTSSPSGSDTTYFSVNVSDALPSSEDDDDDDDSSSEEKETDNTKPNPVAPYWTSPEKMEKKLHAVPAAKTVKFKCPSSGTPNPTLRWLKNGKEFKPDHRIGGYKVRYATWSIIMDSVVPSDKGNYTCIVENEYGSINHTYQLDVVERSPHRPILQAGLPANKTVALGSNVEFMCKVYSDPQPHIQWLKHIEVNGSKIGPDNLPYVQILKTAGVNTTDKEMEVLHLRNVSFEDAGEYTCLAGNSIGLSHHSAWLTVLEALEERPAVMTSPLYLEIIIYCTGAFLISCMVGSVIVYKMKSGTKKSDFHSQMAVHKLAKSIPLRRQVTVSADSSASMNSGVLLVRPSRLSSSGTPMLAGVSEYELPEDPRWELPRDRLVLGKPLGEGCFGQVVLAEAIGLDKDKPNRVTKVAVKMLKSDATEKDLSDLISEMEMMKMIGKHKNIINLLGACTQDGPLYVIVEYASKGNLREYLQARRPPGLEYCYNPSHNPEEQLSSKDLVSCAYQVARGMEYLASKKCIHRDLAARNVLVTEDNVMKIADFGLARDIHHIDYYKKTTNGRLPVKWMAPEALFDRIYTHQSDVWSFGVLLWEIFTLGGSPYPGVPVEELFKLLKEGHRMDKPSNCTNELYMMMRDCWHAVPSQRPTFKQLVEDLDRIVALTSNQEYLDLSMPLDQYSPSFPDTRSSTCSSGEDSVFSHEPLPEEPCLPRHPAQLANGGLKRR from the exons cccagccctggggagCCCCTGTGGAAGTGGAGTCCTTCCTGGTCCACCCCGGTGACCTGCTGCAGCTTCGCTGTCGGCTGCGGGACGATGTGCAGAGCATCAACTGGCTGCGGGACGGGGTGCAGCTGGCGGAAAGCAACCGCACCCGCATCacaggggaggaggtggaggtgcaggACTCCGTGCCCGCAGACTCCGGCCTCTATGCTTGCGTAACCAGCAGCCCCTCGGGCAGTGACACCACCTACTTCTCCGTCAATGTTTCAG ATGCTCTCCCCTCCTcggaggatgatgatgatgatgatgactcctcttcagaggagaaagaaacagaTAACACCAAACCAAACC CCGTAGCTCCATATTGGACATCCccagaaaagatggaaaagaaattgCATGCAGTGCCGGCTGCCAAGACAGTGAAGTTCAAATGCCCTTCCAGTGGGACCCCAAACCCCACACTGCGCTGGTTGAAAAATGGCAAAGAATTCAAACCTGACCACAGAATTGGAGGCTACAag GTCCGTTATGCCACCTGGAGCATCATAATGGACTCTGTGGTGCCCTCTGACAAGGGCAACTACACCTGCATTGTGGAGAATGAGTACGGCAGCATCAACCACACATACCAGCTGGATGTCGTGG AGCGGTCCCCTCACCGGCCCATCCTGCAAGCAGGGTTGCCCGCCAACAAAACAGTGGCCCTGGGTAGCAACGTGGAGTTCATGTGTAAGGTGTACAGTGACCCGCAGCCGCACATCCAGTGGCTAAAGCACATCGAGGTGAATGGGAGCAAGATTGGCCCAGACAACCTGCCTTATGTCCAGATCTTGAAG ACTGCTGGAGTTAATACCACCGACAAAGAGATGGAGGTGCTTCACTTAAGAAATGTCTCCTTTGAGGACGCAGGGGAGTATACGTGCTTGGCGGGTAACTCTATCGGACTCTCCCATCACTCTGCATGGTTGACCGTTCTGGAAG CCCTGGAAGAGAGGCCGGCAGTGATGACCTCGCCCCTGTACCTGGAGATCATCATCTATTGCACAGGGGCCTTCCTCATCTCCTGCATGGTGGGGTCGGTCATCGTCTACAAGATGAAGAGTGGTACCAAGAAGAGTGACTTCCACAGCCAGATGGCTGTGCACAAGCTGGCCAAGAGCATCCCTCTGCGCAGACAGGTAACA GTGTCTGCTGACTCCAGTGCATCCATGAACTCTGGGGTTCTTCTGGTTCGGCCATCACGGCTCTCCTCCAGTGGGACTCCCATGCTAGCAGGGGTCTCTGAGTATGAGCTTCCCGAAGACCCTCGCTGGGAGCTGCCTCGGGACAG ACTGGTCTTAGGCAAACCCCTGGGAGAGGGCTGCTTTGGGCAGGTGGTGTTGGCAGAGGCTATCGGGCTGGACAAGGACAAACCCAACCGTGTGACCAAAGTGGCTGTGAAGATGTTGAAGT CGGACGCAACAGAGAAAGACTTGTCAGACCTGATCTCAGAAATGGAGATGATGAAGATGATCGGGAAGCATAAGAATATCATCAACCTGCTGGGGGCCTGCACGCAGGATG GTCCCTTGTATGTCATCGTGGAGTATGCCTCCAAGGGCAACCTGCGGGAGTACCTGCAGGCCCGGAGGCCCCCAGGGCTGGAATACTGCTACAACCCCAGCCACAACCCAGAGGAGCAGCTCTCCTCCAAGGACCTGGTGTCCTGCGCCTACCAGGTGGCCCGAGGCATGGAGTATCTGGCCTCCAAGAAG tgCATACACCGAGACCTGGCAGCCAGGAATGTCCTGGTGACAGAGGACAATGTGATGAAGATAGCAGACTTTGGCCTCGCACGGGACATTCACCACATCGACTACTATAAAAAGACAACCAAC GGCCGACTGCCTGTGAAGTGGATGGCACCCGAGGCATTATTTGACCGGATCTACACCCACCAGAGTGATGT GTGGTCTTTCGGGGTGCTCCTGTGGGAGATCTTCACTCTGGGCGGCTCCCCATACCCCGGTGTGCCTGTGGAGGAACTTTTCAAGCTGCTGAAGGAGGGTCACCGCATGGACAAGCCCAGTAACTGCACCAACGAGCT GTACATGATGATGCGGGACTGCTGGCATGCAGTGCCCTCACAGAGACCCACCTTCAAGCAGCTGGTGGAAGACCTGGACCGCATCGTGGCCTTGACCTCCAACCAG GAGTACCTGGACCTGTCCATGCCCCTGGACCAGTACTCCCCCAGCTTTCCCGACACCCGGAGCTCTACGTGCTCCTCAGGGGAGGATTCCGTCTTCTCTCATGAGCCGCTGCCCGAGGAGCCCTGCCTGCCCCGACACCCAGCCCAGCTTGCCAATGGCGGACTCAAACGCCGCTGA
- the FGFR1 gene encoding fibroblast growth factor receptor 1 isoform 4 precursor (isoform 4 precursor is encoded by transcript variant 4): MWSWKCLLFWAVLVTATLCTARPSPTLPEQDALPSSEDDDDDDDSSSEEKETDNTKPNPVAPYWTSPEKMEKKLHAVPAAKTVKFKCPSSGTPNPTLRWLKNGKEFKPDHRIGGYKVRYATWSIIMDSVVPSDKGNYTCIVENEYGSINHTYQLDVVERSPHRPILQAGLPANKTVALGSNVEFMCKVYSDPQPHIQWLKHIEVNGSKIGPDNLPYVQILKTAGVNTTDKEMEVLHLRNVSFEDAGEYTCLAGNSIGLSHHSAWLTVLEALEERPAVMTSPLYLEIIIYCTGAFLISCMVGSVIVYKMKSGTKKSDFHSQMAVHKLAKSIPLRRQVTVSADSSASMNSGVLLVRPSRLSSSGTPMLAGVSEYELPEDPRWELPRDRLVLGKPLGEGCFGQVVLAEAIGLDKDKPNRVTKVAVKMLKSDATEKDLSDLISEMEMMKMIGKHKNIINLLGACTQDGPLYVIVEYASKGNLREYLQARRPPGLEYCYNPSHNPEEQLSSKDLVSCAYQVARGMEYLASKKCIHRDLAARNVLVTEDNVMKIADFGLARDIHHIDYYKKTTNGRLPVKWMAPEALFDRIYTHQSDVWSFGVLLWEIFTLGGSPYPGVPVEELFKLLKEGHRMDKPSNCTNELYMMMRDCWHAVPSQRPTFKQLVEDLDRIVALTSNQEYLDLSMPLDQYSPSFPDTRSSTCSSGEDSVFSHEPLPEEPCLPRHPAQLANGGLKRR, from the exons ATGCTCTCCCCTCCTcggaggatgatgatgatgatgatgactcctcttcagaggagaaagaaacagaTAACACCAAACCAAACC CCGTAGCTCCATATTGGACATCCccagaaaagatggaaaagaaattgCATGCAGTGCCGGCTGCCAAGACAGTGAAGTTCAAATGCCCTTCCAGTGGGACCCCAAACCCCACACTGCGCTGGTTGAAAAATGGCAAAGAATTCAAACCTGACCACAGAATTGGAGGCTACAag GTCCGTTATGCCACCTGGAGCATCATAATGGACTCTGTGGTGCCCTCTGACAAGGGCAACTACACCTGCATTGTGGAGAATGAGTACGGCAGCATCAACCACACATACCAGCTGGATGTCGTGG AGCGGTCCCCTCACCGGCCCATCCTGCAAGCAGGGTTGCCCGCCAACAAAACAGTGGCCCTGGGTAGCAACGTGGAGTTCATGTGTAAGGTGTACAGTGACCCGCAGCCGCACATCCAGTGGCTAAAGCACATCGAGGTGAATGGGAGCAAGATTGGCCCAGACAACCTGCCTTATGTCCAGATCTTGAAG ACTGCTGGAGTTAATACCACCGACAAAGAGATGGAGGTGCTTCACTTAAGAAATGTCTCCTTTGAGGACGCAGGGGAGTATACGTGCTTGGCGGGTAACTCTATCGGACTCTCCCATCACTCTGCATGGTTGACCGTTCTGGAAG CCCTGGAAGAGAGGCCGGCAGTGATGACCTCGCCCCTGTACCTGGAGATCATCATCTATTGCACAGGGGCCTTCCTCATCTCCTGCATGGTGGGGTCGGTCATCGTCTACAAGATGAAGAGTGGTACCAAGAAGAGTGACTTCCACAGCCAGATGGCTGTGCACAAGCTGGCCAAGAGCATCCCTCTGCGCAGACAGGTAACA GTGTCTGCTGACTCCAGTGCATCCATGAACTCTGGGGTTCTTCTGGTTCGGCCATCACGGCTCTCCTCCAGTGGGACTCCCATGCTAGCAGGGGTCTCTGAGTATGAGCTTCCCGAAGACCCTCGCTGGGAGCTGCCTCGGGACAG ACTGGTCTTAGGCAAACCCCTGGGAGAGGGCTGCTTTGGGCAGGTGGTGTTGGCAGAGGCTATCGGGCTGGACAAGGACAAACCCAACCGTGTGACCAAAGTGGCTGTGAAGATGTTGAAGT CGGACGCAACAGAGAAAGACTTGTCAGACCTGATCTCAGAAATGGAGATGATGAAGATGATCGGGAAGCATAAGAATATCATCAACCTGCTGGGGGCCTGCACGCAGGATG GTCCCTTGTATGTCATCGTGGAGTATGCCTCCAAGGGCAACCTGCGGGAGTACCTGCAGGCCCGGAGGCCCCCAGGGCTGGAATACTGCTACAACCCCAGCCACAACCCAGAGGAGCAGCTCTCCTCCAAGGACCTGGTGTCCTGCGCCTACCAGGTGGCCCGAGGCATGGAGTATCTGGCCTCCAAGAAG tgCATACACCGAGACCTGGCAGCCAGGAATGTCCTGGTGACAGAGGACAATGTGATGAAGATAGCAGACTTTGGCCTCGCACGGGACATTCACCACATCGACTACTATAAAAAGACAACCAAC GGCCGACTGCCTGTGAAGTGGATGGCACCCGAGGCATTATTTGACCGGATCTACACCCACCAGAGTGATGT GTGGTCTTTCGGGGTGCTCCTGTGGGAGATCTTCACTCTGGGCGGCTCCCCATACCCCGGTGTGCCTGTGGAGGAACTTTTCAAGCTGCTGAAGGAGGGTCACCGCATGGACAAGCCCAGTAACTGCACCAACGAGCT GTACATGATGATGCGGGACTGCTGGCATGCAGTGCCCTCACAGAGACCCACCTTCAAGCAGCTGGTGGAAGACCTGGACCGCATCGTGGCCTTGACCTCCAACCAG GAGTACCTGGACCTGTCCATGCCCCTGGACCAGTACTCCCCCAGCTTTCCCGACACCCGGAGCTCTACGTGCTCCTCAGGGGAGGATTCCGTCTTCTCTCATGAGCCGCTGCCCGAGGAGCCCTGCCTGCCCCGACACCCAGCCCAGCTTGCCAATGGCGGACTCAAACGCCGCTGA
- the FGFR1 gene encoding fibroblast growth factor receptor 1 isoform 3 precursor (isoform 3 precursor is encoded by transcript variant 3), translating into MWSWKCLLFWAVLVTATLCTARPSPTLPEQDALPSSEDDDDDDDSSSEEKETDNTKPNRMPVAPYWTSPEKMEKKLHAVPAAKTVKFKCPSSGTPNPTLRWLKNGKEFKPDHRIGGYKVRYATWSIIMDSVVPSDKGNYTCIVENEYGSINHTYQLDVVERSPHRPILQAGLPANKTVALGSNVEFMCKVYSDPQPHIQWLKHIEVNGSKIGPDNLPYVQILKTAGVNTTDKEMEVLHLRNVSFEDAGEYTCLAGNSIGLSHHSAWLTVLEALEERPAVMTSPLYLEIIIYCTGAFLISCMVGSVIVYKMKSGTKKSDFHSQMAVHKLAKSIPLRRQVTVSADSSASMNSGVLLVRPSRLSSSGTPMLAGVSEYELPEDPRWELPRDRLVLGKPLGEGCFGQVVLAEAIGLDKDKPNRVTKVAVKMLKSDATEKDLSDLISEMEMMKMIGKHKNIINLLGACTQDGPLYVIVEYASKGNLREYLQARRPPGLEYCYNPSHNPEEQLSSKDLVSCAYQVARGMEYLASKKCIHRDLAARNVLVTEDNVMKIADFGLARDIHHIDYYKKTTNGRLPVKWMAPEALFDRIYTHQSDVWSFGVLLWEIFTLGGSPYPGVPVEELFKLLKEGHRMDKPSNCTNELYMMMRDCWHAVPSQRPTFKQLVEDLDRIVALTSNQEYLDLSMPLDQYSPSFPDTRSSTCSSGEDSVFSHEPLPEEPCLPRHPAQLANGGLKRR; encoded by the exons ATGCTCTCCCCTCCTcggaggatgatgatgatgatgatgactcctcttcagaggagaaagaaacagaTAACACCAAACCAAACCGTATGC CCGTAGCTCCATATTGGACATCCccagaaaagatggaaaagaaattgCATGCAGTGCCGGCTGCCAAGACAGTGAAGTTCAAATGCCCTTCCAGTGGGACCCCAAACCCCACACTGCGCTGGTTGAAAAATGGCAAAGAATTCAAACCTGACCACAGAATTGGAGGCTACAag GTCCGTTATGCCACCTGGAGCATCATAATGGACTCTGTGGTGCCCTCTGACAAGGGCAACTACACCTGCATTGTGGAGAATGAGTACGGCAGCATCAACCACACATACCAGCTGGATGTCGTGG AGCGGTCCCCTCACCGGCCCATCCTGCAAGCAGGGTTGCCCGCCAACAAAACAGTGGCCCTGGGTAGCAACGTGGAGTTCATGTGTAAGGTGTACAGTGACCCGCAGCCGCACATCCAGTGGCTAAAGCACATCGAGGTGAATGGGAGCAAGATTGGCCCAGACAACCTGCCTTATGTCCAGATCTTGAAG ACTGCTGGAGTTAATACCACCGACAAAGAGATGGAGGTGCTTCACTTAAGAAATGTCTCCTTTGAGGACGCAGGGGAGTATACGTGCTTGGCGGGTAACTCTATCGGACTCTCCCATCACTCTGCATGGTTGACCGTTCTGGAAG CCCTGGAAGAGAGGCCGGCAGTGATGACCTCGCCCCTGTACCTGGAGATCATCATCTATTGCACAGGGGCCTTCCTCATCTCCTGCATGGTGGGGTCGGTCATCGTCTACAAGATGAAGAGTGGTACCAAGAAGAGTGACTTCCACAGCCAGATGGCTGTGCACAAGCTGGCCAAGAGCATCCCTCTGCGCAGACAGGTAACA GTGTCTGCTGACTCCAGTGCATCCATGAACTCTGGGGTTCTTCTGGTTCGGCCATCACGGCTCTCCTCCAGTGGGACTCCCATGCTAGCAGGGGTCTCTGAGTATGAGCTTCCCGAAGACCCTCGCTGGGAGCTGCCTCGGGACAG ACTGGTCTTAGGCAAACCCCTGGGAGAGGGCTGCTTTGGGCAGGTGGTGTTGGCAGAGGCTATCGGGCTGGACAAGGACAAACCCAACCGTGTGACCAAAGTGGCTGTGAAGATGTTGAAGT CGGACGCAACAGAGAAAGACTTGTCAGACCTGATCTCAGAAATGGAGATGATGAAGATGATCGGGAAGCATAAGAATATCATCAACCTGCTGGGGGCCTGCACGCAGGATG GTCCCTTGTATGTCATCGTGGAGTATGCCTCCAAGGGCAACCTGCGGGAGTACCTGCAGGCCCGGAGGCCCCCAGGGCTGGAATACTGCTACAACCCCAGCCACAACCCAGAGGAGCAGCTCTCCTCCAAGGACCTGGTGTCCTGCGCCTACCAGGTGGCCCGAGGCATGGAGTATCTGGCCTCCAAGAAG tgCATACACCGAGACCTGGCAGCCAGGAATGTCCTGGTGACAGAGGACAATGTGATGAAGATAGCAGACTTTGGCCTCGCACGGGACATTCACCACATCGACTACTATAAAAAGACAACCAAC GGCCGACTGCCTGTGAAGTGGATGGCACCCGAGGCATTATTTGACCGGATCTACACCCACCAGAGTGATGT GTGGTCTTTCGGGGTGCTCCTGTGGGAGATCTTCACTCTGGGCGGCTCCCCATACCCCGGTGTGCCTGTGGAGGAACTTTTCAAGCTGCTGAAGGAGGGTCACCGCATGGACAAGCCCAGTAACTGCACCAACGAGCT GTACATGATGATGCGGGACTGCTGGCATGCAGTGCCCTCACAGAGACCCACCTTCAAGCAGCTGGTGGAAGACCTGGACCGCATCGTGGCCTTGACCTCCAACCAG GAGTACCTGGACCTGTCCATGCCCCTGGACCAGTACTCCCCCAGCTTTCCCGACACCCGGAGCTCTACGTGCTCCTCAGGGGAGGATTCCGTCTTCTCTCATGAGCCGCTGCCCGAGGAGCCCTGCCTGCCCCGACACCCAGCCCAGCTTGCCAATGGCGGACTCAAACGCCGCTGA
- the FGFR1 gene encoding fibroblast growth factor receptor 1 isoform 19 precursor (isoform 19 precursor is encoded by transcript variant 19) produces MWSWKCLLFWAVLVTATLCTARPSPTLPEQAQPWGAPVEVESFLVHPGDLLQLRCRLRDDVQSINWLRDGVQLAESNRTRITGEEVEVQDSVPADSGLYACVTSSPSGSDTTYFSVNVSDALPSSEDDDDDDDSSSEEKETDNTKPNPVAPYWTSPEKMEKKLHAVPAAKTVKFKCPSSGTPNPTLRWLKNGKEFKPDHRIGGYKVRYATWSIIMDSVVPSDKGNYTCIVENEYGSINHTYQLDVVERSPHRPILQAGLPANKTVALGSNVEFMCKVYSDPQPHIQWLKHIEVNGSKIGPDNLPYVQILKTAGVNTTDKEMEVLHLRNVSFEDAGEYTCLAGNSIGLSHHSAWLTVLEALEERPAVMTSPLYLEIIIYCTGAFLISCMVGSVIVYKMKSGTKKSDFHSQMAVHKLAKSIPLRRQVSADSSASMNSGVLLVRPSRLSSSGTPMLAGVSEYELPEDPRWELPRDRLVLGKPLGEGCFGQVVLAEAIGLDKDKPNRVTKVAVKMLKSDATEKDLSDLISEMEMMKMIGKHKNIINLLGACTQDGPLYVIVEYASKGNLREYLQARRPPGLEYCYNPSHNPEEQLSSKDLVSCAYQVARGMEYLASKKCIHRDLAARNVLVTEDNVMKIADFGLARDIHHIDYYKKTTNGRLPVKWMAPEALFDRIYTHQSDVWSFGVLLWEIFTLGGSPYPGVPVEELFKLLKEGHRMDKPSNCTNELYMMMRDCWHAVPSQRPTFKQLVEDLDRIVALTSNQEYLDLSMPLDQYSPSFPDTRSSTCSSGEDSVFSHEPLPEEPCLPRHPAQLANGGLKRR; encoded by the exons cccagccctggggagCCCCTGTGGAAGTGGAGTCCTTCCTGGTCCACCCCGGTGACCTGCTGCAGCTTCGCTGTCGGCTGCGGGACGATGTGCAGAGCATCAACTGGCTGCGGGACGGGGTGCAGCTGGCGGAAAGCAACCGCACCCGCATCacaggggaggaggtggaggtgcaggACTCCGTGCCCGCAGACTCCGGCCTCTATGCTTGCGTAACCAGCAGCCCCTCGGGCAGTGACACCACCTACTTCTCCGTCAATGTTTCAG ATGCTCTCCCCTCCTcggaggatgatgatgatgatgatgactcctcttcagaggagaaagaaacagaTAACACCAAACCAAACC CCGTAGCTCCATATTGGACATCCccagaaaagatggaaaagaaattgCATGCAGTGCCGGCTGCCAAGACAGTGAAGTTCAAATGCCCTTCCAGTGGGACCCCAAACCCCACACTGCGCTGGTTGAAAAATGGCAAAGAATTCAAACCTGACCACAGAATTGGAGGCTACAag GTCCGTTATGCCACCTGGAGCATCATAATGGACTCTGTGGTGCCCTCTGACAAGGGCAACTACACCTGCATTGTGGAGAATGAGTACGGCAGCATCAACCACACATACCAGCTGGATGTCGTGG AGCGGTCCCCTCACCGGCCCATCCTGCAAGCAGGGTTGCCCGCCAACAAAACAGTGGCCCTGGGTAGCAACGTGGAGTTCATGTGTAAGGTGTACAGTGACCCGCAGCCGCACATCCAGTGGCTAAAGCACATCGAGGTGAATGGGAGCAAGATTGGCCCAGACAACCTGCCTTATGTCCAGATCTTGAAG ACTGCTGGAGTTAATACCACCGACAAAGAGATGGAGGTGCTTCACTTAAGAAATGTCTCCTTTGAGGACGCAGGGGAGTATACGTGCTTGGCGGGTAACTCTATCGGACTCTCCCATCACTCTGCATGGTTGACCGTTCTGGAAG CCCTGGAAGAGAGGCCGGCAGTGATGACCTCGCCCCTGTACCTGGAGATCATCATCTATTGCACAGGGGCCTTCCTCATCTCCTGCATGGTGGGGTCGGTCATCGTCTACAAGATGAAGAGTGGTACCAAGAAGAGTGACTTCCACAGCCAGATGGCTGTGCACAAGCTGGCCAAGAGCATCCCTCTGCGCAGACAG GTGTCTGCTGACTCCAGTGCATCCATGAACTCTGGGGTTCTTCTGGTTCGGCCATCACGGCTCTCCTCCAGTGGGACTCCCATGCTAGCAGGGGTCTCTGAGTATGAGCTTCCCGAAGACCCTCGCTGGGAGCTGCCTCGGGACAG ACTGGTCTTAGGCAAACCCCTGGGAGAGGGCTGCTTTGGGCAGGTGGTGTTGGCAGAGGCTATCGGGCTGGACAAGGACAAACCCAACCGTGTGACCAAAGTGGCTGTGAAGATGTTGAAGT CGGACGCAACAGAGAAAGACTTGTCAGACCTGATCTCAGAAATGGAGATGATGAAGATGATCGGGAAGCATAAGAATATCATCAACCTGCTGGGGGCCTGCACGCAGGATG GTCCCTTGTATGTCATCGTGGAGTATGCCTCCAAGGGCAACCTGCGGGAGTACCTGCAGGCCCGGAGGCCCCCAGGGCTGGAATACTGCTACAACCCCAGCCACAACCCAGAGGAGCAGCTCTCCTCCAAGGACCTGGTGTCCTGCGCCTACCAGGTGGCCCGAGGCATGGAGTATCTGGCCTCCAAGAAG tgCATACACCGAGACCTGGCAGCCAGGAATGTCCTGGTGACAGAGGACAATGTGATGAAGATAGCAGACTTTGGCCTCGCACGGGACATTCACCACATCGACTACTATAAAAAGACAACCAAC GGCCGACTGCCTGTGAAGTGGATGGCACCCGAGGCATTATTTGACCGGATCTACACCCACCAGAGTGATGT GTGGTCTTTCGGGGTGCTCCTGTGGGAGATCTTCACTCTGGGCGGCTCCCCATACCCCGGTGTGCCTGTGGAGGAACTTTTCAAGCTGCTGAAGGAGGGTCACCGCATGGACAAGCCCAGTAACTGCACCAACGAGCT GTACATGATGATGCGGGACTGCTGGCATGCAGTGCCCTCACAGAGACCCACCTTCAAGCAGCTGGTGGAAGACCTGGACCGCATCGTGGCCTTGACCTCCAACCAG GAGTACCTGGACCTGTCCATGCCCCTGGACCAGTACTCCCCCAGCTTTCCCGACACCCGGAGCTCTACGTGCTCCTCAGGGGAGGATTCCGTCTTCTCTCATGAGCCGCTGCCCGAGGAGCCCTGCCTGCCCCGACACCCAGCCCAGCTTGCCAATGGCGGACTCAAACGCCGCTGA